One bacterium DNA segment encodes these proteins:
- a CDS encoding type II secretion system protein GspJ produces the protein MERRDSRFNHLLINGFTLIEVLIGISIFMIIITAIYTTFSQGISVTKRGDEKVSLYQELRLSLDEISTALRNTTKLGNEKFEGKDTYLNFLALDTQKQTLSKITYQWDENKLLKRETFLAWQENKDLEETMIESVDKVEFKYLDLEDIWHETWKTNKPPKAVKVSLYADKKMFTTTVWIPIGSSI, from the coding sequence ATGGAAAGAAGGGATAGTAGATTTAATCACTTACTTATAAATGGATTTACCTTGATTGAAGTGCTTATTGGTATATCAATCTTTATGATTATTATCACGGCTATCTATACAACATTTAGTCAAGGAATTAGTGTAACTAAAAGGGGTGATGAAAAGGTATCTTTATACCAGGAATTAAGACTATCCTTAGATGAGATATCCACTGCACTTAGAAATACAACTAAATTAGGGAATGAGAAATTTGAAGGTAAAGATACCTATTTGAATTTTTTAGCATTAGATACACAAAAACAAACTTTATCAAAAATAACCTATCAATGGGATGAAAATAAACTTTTAAAGAGAGAAACTTTTCTTGCATGGCAAGAGAATAAAGATTTAGAGGAGACAATGATAGAATCTGTAGATAAAGTAGAATTCAAGTATCTGGATTTAGAAGACATCTGGCATGAAACATGGAAGACGAATAAACCACCTAAAGCAGTAAAAGTCTCTCTCTATGCGGATAAAAAGATGTTTACTACGACGGTGTGGATTCCCATAGGAAGCTCAATATGA
- the pilM gene encoding pilus assembly protein PilM: MIITGIDFDDYSVKIIQVKKDSKGRVRLLKLCSTQIPQDEDETKDIKIAQTIDALIKKNKIKIVNLHTCINRQFVTIRWLELPSVDEKELVEMVKFQAGKLLPYPLEELIIDFQILSQQDNSTQVMLVVAHNDIVNKHLQILKQIKLEPTRILLTSEAIFNSYRHTQLEIPLSIAILDIGFATTDIIFINQNRLLFTRSVSIPRGDPLKGIAEELRTSLNAYKREIKGAGIEKIILSGELASLKGLDKRLEEDIGIPVEICTPFKGFIVPPEKRGQKSEDRAQRSDKMPQLTTVVGLVIGSAEKRIDLLPESIKINQRQKDKHTNFILSGILVILLILSLSVLTITKLCATYQYIDYLDKEIRINLPLAKDMELKKKRLDAISEQMSKQQLSLDILAEIYRLIPLDISLNELIFEKETLTIIRGEARNMSTVFSLISTLEDSDYFKNVKVNYATKRRVGNREVTDFQINCPLEKEGL; encoded by the coding sequence ATGATTATTACTGGGATAGACTTTGATGATTATTCAGTAAAGATAATTCAAGTAAAGAAAGACTCAAAAGGAAGGGTTAGACTATTAAAATTATGCTCTACTCAAATACCTCAAGATGAGGATGAGACAAAGGATATTAAAATAGCTCAAACTATAGATGCTCTCATAAAGAAAAATAAAATTAAGATAGTTAATCTTCATACCTGTATCAATCGGCAATTTGTTACTATCCGATGGTTAGAATTACCCTCCGTAGATGAAAAAGAACTGGTAGAAATGGTTAAATTCCAGGCAGGTAAACTCTTACCTTATCCTTTAGAAGAACTCATCATAGATTTTCAAATCCTATCTCAACAGGATAATTCCACACAAGTAATGTTAGTGGTAGCACATAACGACATTGTTAACAAACACCTGCAGATTTTAAAACAAATAAAATTAGAACCTACTCGAATTCTTTTAACATCCGAGGCAATCTTTAATTCCTATCGGCATACCCAACTTGAAATTCCTCTATCCATAGCCATATTAGATATCGGATTTGCGACTACGGATATTATCTTTATTAATCAAAATAGATTACTCTTTACCCGTAGTGTCTCTATCCCAAGAGGAGACCCTTTAAAAGGAATAGCCGAGGAGTTAAGGACATCTTTAAATGCATACAAACGAGAAATTAAAGGGGCAGGGATTGAAAAAATTATCCTTAGTGGTGAATTAGCAAGTTTAAAAGGACTGGATAAAAGATTAGAGGAAGATATAGGTATTCCTGTGGAGATATGTACCCCTTTTAAAGGTTTTATTGTTCCACCTGAAAAGAGAGGACAGAAGTCAGAAGACAGAGCTCAGAGGTCAGATAAAATGCCTCAACTAACAACAGTAGTAGGGTTAGTTATTGGCTCTGCAGAAAAGAGGATTGACCTGTTACCTGAATCCATCAAAATAAATCAAAGACAAAAAGATAAACATACTAATTTTATCTTATCGGGTATATTGGTAATACTTTTAATCTTGAGTTTATCTGTCCTTACCATTACAAAACTCTGTGCTACTTATCAATATATAGATTATCTTGATAAAGAAATTAGGATTAATCTACCTTTAGCTAAGGATATGGAATTAAAGAAAAAAAGACTTGATGCTATTTCTGAGCAGATGAGTAAACAGCAATTAAGCCTTGATATATTAGCAGAAATTTATAGATTAATTCCTCTGGATATCTCTTTAAATGAACTTATCTTTGAAAAAGAAACCTTGACTATCATTAGAGGAGAGGCAAGAAATATGTCAACAGTGTTCTCCTTAATTTCTACACTGGAAGATTCAGATTATTTCAAGAATGTAAAGGTAAATTATGCTACCAAACGAAGAGTAGGGAATCGTGAAGTAACTGATTTTCAAATTAATTGTCCACTGGAAAAGGAAGGATTATGA
- a CDS encoding helix-hairpin-helix domain-containing protein, giving the protein MKTMKDEKGVVLIVTLWLLTILTLLAISFSHRMRVEIKLTKFQIDSLRALYLAKAGINYAIAELKKDTNDYAALNEPWNGQKEVELDRGRFIYQVSDEERRINLNYATRTVLERLPQLNKEIVSCIIDWRDVNIKEEDCGAEDEYYQSILKNYHCKNAPFESVEELLLVKGVISKILYGEDKINQLITVYGQGAININTAPKEVLSVLLNEELAQNIIDYRAKFDGKEGTEDDNIFKTPQDIKNVPGIGEKYNSISQLITTNSNTFRISATGIVNKVTKKITSIIDLETGKIKYWREE; this is encoded by the coding sequence ATGAAAACAATGAAGGATGAAAAAGGAGTGGTATTGATTGTTACCCTGTGGCTATTAACTATCTTAACCTTATTAGCCATTTCTTTCTCTCATCGGATGAGAGTAGAGATAAAATTGACTAAATTTCAAATTGATTCCCTACGGGCTTTATACTTAGCTAAGGCAGGAATTAATTATGCTATTGCAGAGTTAAAAAAAGATACAAATGATTATGCTGCCCTTAATGAACCGTGGAATGGGCAAAAAGAGGTAGAATTGGACAGAGGAAGATTTATCTATCAAGTAAGTGATGAGGAACGCAGAATTAATCTGAATTATGCTACAAGAACTGTCCTTGAAAGGTTACCACAGTTGAATAAAGAGATAGTCTCCTGCATAATTGACTGGAGGGATGTAAATATTAAGGAAGAAGATTGTGGAGCTGAAGATGAGTATTATCAAAGTATTTTAAAAAATTATCATTGTAAAAATGCACCTTTTGAATCCGTAGAAGAATTACTATTAGTCAAAGGAGTAATTTCAAAAATACTATATGGAGAAGATAAAATTAACCAATTGATAACAGTATATGGTCAAGGGGCTATAAATATTAATACGGCACCTAAGGAGGTATTATCTGTCTTACTAAATGAAGAATTAGCTCAAAATATTATTGATTATCGAGCAAAATTTGATGGGAAAGAAGGGACTGAGGATGATAATATATTTAAAACACCACAGGATATAAAGAATGTCCCTGGAATAGGAGAGAAATACAACTCAATTAGCCAACTAATTACTACTAATTCTAATACCTTTAGAATTAGTGCTACCGGGATAGTAAATAAAGTAACTAAAAAAATAACTTCAATAATTGACCTCGAAACAGGCAAGATAAAATATTGGAGAGAGGAATAA
- a CDS encoding prepilin-type N-terminal cleavage/methylation domain-containing protein — MMYATGKKHKQIGKNKGFTLLELLIVISMIGILILTAIPSFKGTYKSLKTSIVAKEIASLITYARQKAVLERTKYKLNLDYQGKKYWLSVEKDPINYPDYYVKSEKVHCLPEEFVMNSYLDAIIFYPDGRVNIGVLTLRDEEGREYILTFGTRINYVKIYKKDME, encoded by the coding sequence ATGATGTATGCAACTGGGAAGAAACACAAACAGATAGGAAAGAATAAAGGTTTTACTTTACTTGAATTATTGATAGTTATATCTATGATAGGAATACTAATACTAACCGCTATACCATCTTTTAAAGGAACATACAAATCTCTTAAAACCTCTATCGTGGCTAAAGAAATTGCATCACTGATCACCTATGCCCGACAAAAGGCTGTCTTAGAAAGGACTAAATATAAACTGAATCTCGATTATCAGGGTAAAAAATACTGGTTATCTGTAGAAAAAGACCCAATTAATTATCCTGATTATTATGTTAAGTCTGAAAAAGTCCATTGTCTTCCAGAAGAATTTGTAATGAATAGCTATCTTGATGCTATTATCTTCTATCCTGATGGTAGAGTTAATATAGGGGTATTAACTCTTAGAGATGAAGAGGGTAGAGAGTATATTTTAACATTTGGCACAAGGATTAATTATGTTAAGATTTACAAGAAAGATATGGAGTAA
- the gspG gene encoding type II secretion system major pseudopilin GspG has translation MRNNKGFTLIELMLVIIIIGILVAMVLPRFAGRTYQAKIARAKADIVSISVALDMYELDNDSYPTTEQGLSALRQKPTTPPIPNNWKGTYLKKKIPVDPWNNPYHYTCPGVHNEDYDLISYGKDGVEGGGDDVCNWEETQTDRKE, from the coding sequence ATGAGAAACAATAAGGGCTTTACTTTAATCGAACTTATGCTTGTCATTATTATTATTGGCATATTGGTAGCTATGGTGTTACCGAGATTTGCCGGCAGGACTTATCAAGCCAAAATAGCCAGAGCAAAGGCAGATATTGTCAGTATTTCAGTTGCCTTAGATATGTATGAATTAGATAATGATTCCTACCCCACGACTGAGCAAGGATTATCCGCTTTGAGACAAAAACCTACTACTCCACCTATCCCGAATAACTGGAAAGGAACTTATCTTAAGAAGAAAATACCTGTAGATCCCTGGAATAATCCATACCATTACACCTGCCCGGGGGTGCATAATGAAGATTACGACTTAATTTCTTACGGAAAGGATGGTGTAGAAGGTGGCGGTGATGATGTATGCAACTGGGAAGAAACACAAACAGATAGGAAAGAATAA
- a CDS encoding four helix bundle protein: MIKNVGDLKVYQLSYELAMEVFEITKKFPKEETYSLTDQIRRSSRSVAINIREGYAKRKYEQVFNRHLNDSLGSSEETRGWLDIARDCKYITEDEHKKLYGRYGEVNAMLYSLMNKWHKFSDF; this comes from the coding sequence ATGATTAAAAATGTTGGAGATTTGAAAGTGTACCAGCTATCTTATGAATTAGCGATGGAGGTATTTGAGATAACAAAGAAATTCCCAAAAGAAGAAACTTACTCATTGACAGATCAAATAAGGCGCTCTTCAAGATCGGTAGCTATAAATATAAGAGAAGGATATGCTAAAAGAAAATATGAACAAGTCTTCAACAGGCACTTGAATGATTCTTTGGGTTCATCTGAAGAAACAAGAGGATGGTTGGATATTGCAAGGGATTGCAAATATATAACTGAGGATGAACACAAAAAGTTGTATGGTAGATACGGCGAGGTCAATGCTATGCTTTATAGTTTAATGAACAAATGGCATAAATTCTCTGACTTCTGA
- a CDS encoding type II secretion system F family protein translates to MPNFVYKAKDKSGNIFEGNIVAESQKIVVDKLNEMGYFPVLIQEEQKAEGKGQRAEDREQRELWRFNPINNKEVTMFTRQISDLLEGGLPLNKALSILYQQTQNKQFKIIIEEVNKNVQQGMKFSDALNKYPKIFPAFLVAMIKVGEAGGMLPQVLDRAGDYLERIEDLRMKVSTALIYPCLLVAVGIISICFLMTFVIPKLVTMFEDLGQNLPFPTLILIFSSNFMAKYWWMIFASFIIVIFAIKRMLATQKGRLTIHKFLLSLPYLGEVIKKVEVLKFSLNLGTLLKNGVPILEAIKIISSQSGNLIFKEDIDRIYKQVNEGKGFANSLIDKEFFSSLMVSMVSISEEGGFLEKALLKIASNYEKELDRSIKVITSLLEPIVILAMGFMVGFIVIAMLLPIFKMNILVE, encoded by the coding sequence ATGCCTAACTTTGTATATAAGGCAAAGGATAAATCGGGTAATATATTTGAAGGTAACATAGTTGCTGAATCACAAAAAATAGTTGTCGATAAGTTAAATGAAATGGGTTACTTCCCTGTTTTGATACAGGAAGAACAGAAGGCAGAGGGCAAAGGGCAAAGGGCAGAGGACAGAGAACAAAGGGAACTATGGCGATTTAACCCAATAAATAATAAGGAAGTGACTATGTTTACCAGACAAATATCAGATTTACTTGAAGGGGGACTTCCTTTAAATAAAGCCTTATCCATATTATATCAACAAACCCAAAATAAACAATTTAAAATAATAATCGAGGAGGTAAATAAAAATGTTCAGCAAGGGATGAAATTCTCTGATGCCCTAAATAAATACCCTAAAATATTCCCTGCATTTTTAGTAGCTATGATTAAGGTTGGAGAGGCAGGAGGTATGTTACCTCAGGTGTTAGATAGGGCAGGAGATTATCTTGAAAGGATAGAAGATTTGAGGATGAAGGTCTCTACCGCATTAATTTACCCTTGTTTATTAGTCGCGGTAGGAATAATAAGCATTTGTTTCCTGATGACTTTTGTTATCCCGAAGTTAGTAACTATGTTTGAGGATTTAGGACAAAATCTACCATTCCCTACCCTTATTTTAATCTTTAGTAGTAATTTTATGGCTAAATATTGGTGGATGATATTCGCTTCTTTTATAATTGTCATCTTTGCCATAAAAAGGATGCTTGCTACTCAAAAAGGTCGTTTAACTATCCATAAATTCTTATTGTCGTTACCCTATCTTGGTGAGGTTATAAAAAAGGTTGAGGTTTTAAAATTTAGTTTAAATTTAGGTACTTTATTGAAAAACGGTGTTCCCATATTAGAGGCAATAAAAATAATTAGTAGCCAGAGTGGTAATTTAATCTTCAAAGAGGATATTGATAGAATTTATAAACAGGTCAATGAAGGTAAAGGTTTTGCGAATAGTTTAATAGACAAAGAGTTTTTTTCATCTTTAATGGTCAGTATGGTATCTATTTCAGAAGAAGGTGGATTTTTAGAAAAGGCATTATTAAAAATAGCCTCAAATTATGAAAAGGAACTTGATAGGTCAATAAAAGTAATCACCTCATTATTAGAACCAATAGTGATTTTGGCTATGGGATTTATGGTCGGATTTATTGTTATTGCCATGCTATTACCTATTTTTAAGATGAATATCTTAGTAGAGTAA